CTTGCCACCTTACCAGACTGGACATAATTTAGTCTTAAAACCTTTAACACCACCTTTATTTGCAAGAATGCTCTTGGGCAACACTGGTCCTTAGACACTGAATATGCGCATGGCAGAAAGCACTGATCCTGTTCCACCCACTTTGCTGAATCCCTGCCCTGTTCCATCAATTGCTCAAATGCATTGTTTAAGCCCTCCTGGTAGGGCTGGCCAGAGGTGCAGCAATAGGGCACGCAAACCATCACAGTCTCAGGATCCAGCTTCTGTTGAAAGGGCCAGGTGGAAAGACCAAAAGAGCTTATTGGGAAAATGGGCCGTGCCAGGCTGACGAAAGGCCGGTCTCGCCTGGCATGGCAGCTTCTTAGAAAAATACCGCTCTGTTTTGTATCTGGGCAAGTCAGAGAATCCCTAGaatcttctcctcttcccatatTAATTTCAGTAGAATTGAGGCTTCACTTTATTTCTGATGGATCCTCTTAACCCTTCTGATAACAGGTTCCTTCCTGTGAAGTCTCCCTGTAGAACCAAGAAGTATCCCTACAGGGTTGAGGTTCCAAAGCTGGTGAAATTGGGGGCAGCCAGAGGATTGTGTTTCTGTTCACCAGATTCAGAGATAAGTTTCGTTGGCTTGTTTAAAGATTTAGCAGGAAAGATTTGCCAGCAAGGGACACGGGTGCCTTTGCAAATTGCAACCGTGGTCAAACCTGAATGCTGGCTTGGGATCTGGCCAGGATGCTTTCCCGCCCATCTTGCATAAAGCCTGCAACAGGGAGAGAGGTTGTGAAGCGGTTCCTAATGAGAAATGAAGTCACAGGGAGCACCGCGGAGATCCTCGGCCTCCTTGGAAGAGTTGCTATGTCTCTCACCAGAGTTTTTACCACGTGGTTTTGTCATTCAAATGCACTACCTGGAACTCCTCATGAGGATTAGGCTAAAGCATTTGGTTAACTGGTTTTTCTCCTCCCTAGCCTTGCCTGGGTGTGCATTTTCTTAAATGCCTTTATAGGTCAGTGTAAGTGTAGACTTTTAATCTCTCCACAGGATAGGAGTTTTTCGGCAGTTTTCCAGGTGGGGAAGATGAAACTCAGGGTGAAATCCATTACGTTTCCCCCCCTGAGCCTTTTTTGTGTTCTTACTCCCTATGTTTCCTTTCCTATGTGCAGTAATTCTCACTGATTCTTAGCATTTTCTGTGTCCCACATACATCAACGTCTCTTGCGAAGCTTGGGCAAATGCTGGCAAAAGTGGGAAGTAGCATTTAGGTCCTCCTCGTCACGGGCCTCTCTCCCCAGGACAGAAGCGCTGGCAGATTAACCCTGTGGGCACTCTGGTCTCCCACGCAGCATTCCGCCTCCTCGCGCCGTCTCTCTGATCAAATCATCTTGAGATAATTCTGTATGTCATTGGAACAGATTAACAATGACCTTCTTCTTCCAAGACTGAACTGAAAGGCTGTTTTctgctctcttcctctcttctgaGAATTTTGAAGGCACAGACTGGGAGAAAGAGATGGTTTGCCCCTTCCAGAATGGATGGAAAACTTTCAGCCAGAGGAATGCATCTTAAGTTGAAAGTCTGCTCCTGAGCCTAACCCAAGGGCTTGGGAGTCTCCAAGAAGGACCGGCAGAACAGGTTCTGCAGAACAGAAGGCCTCACCATAACTTTGGGGCTCCCTGGCCTGGCCCACAAATCACATCCTGCTGGAAAGATGAGGTAGGTGCACCACGGAACACCAGCCATGTCTAGAATAGAGAAGATGGACTGAAGTGGCAGTTCATCAAACTGTAAGCTAATGTATATTGATCTTGCTCCCCGATTCCTTTTAATTTAGAACAGTTCTGGCTAAAGATATCTCTTTGGGTCCCTTTTCCAAAGGTGGACTTCTCTAGGCAGTCTAGGGCTGCCTTGGCATTCATTGTATTTGTGGTGGTGGACCATTAAGTTGCTTCATGCCAAGAGAGTCATTTAGGAAGGAGGGTGAGGTTCTCCACCTCTCTCCCATTATATTGTTGACCTCATCTAATATTTCCGTGGTCTCACTGATACTTTGGTTGATTTAAGGAATCCTGTCTCATGCAAAAGACTTTTACTCTTTGGTTTTGGACACATTTGGAAGCGAGGCTTGGATTCTGCTTCTGTTGCCTTCCCCTCAGCCCCAAAAGCCCATTTCTGCCATTGTCCTCCACCTTGCTCTGTgatgcccttgaagaatgtcCAGGACCTTCAGCTAGCGCAAAATACGGAGCTCAGCCTGGGATGGTTTGTGCCAACTGGGCCGCCTCTGAAGCCCTCCTACTCTGTCGGCACTGTTATTCCCAGGATtctgttggctgggaattctgtcctaacacactggctggggaattctgggagctgaagtccacacatctgagagttgctgaggttgagaaacaccgcactgGAGGCTACCCGACTTGGGAAGGCTACGCTGGGTGTCCCAGGGGTGTCATCTCAGTGCCTTCCACACTCTAGGCCCATCGGTATGATATGGCTTCCCGGTACAGAGCGAAAGCACACACGAGTCAGCCTGGTTCCTGCTGGTCCTGCATGTTGAGTTTGTCAGACTGCAGTCTGTTATTTCTCTTCtctagttgttttgttttgggtggggtgtgtttttttcccccttggactTCCTTACCCAGGGTTCTGAACCATTCAGCCAAGAATGCCCTCACCCCAAACAAATCCAAATCATGGCAGGATATTGAAAGAACGGTGCAAAAAGACATGAAGGCATTTGCGTGTCTGCCTGAATACTGGATGAAATCTGTCCCTTCTTGCCCCTTCTCTGTTCAACTGGCGCTTGCCCAGAGGCCTTTAAATCCAGAGGAAGAGGGCTGAGGATCTCTCGCTTTCGCCATCTGGGCTTTGCTCTTCGGCCATGTAATTGGTTTAGCCATCTGCTCTTCGCTGTCATCTCCCGTACCCCCACCCAATATGGCCAGGCAACCAGATTTTAACCCCATCGTTTTACCATGGGGCCAGTCCAACGCGACTTTGAATGCAGACATCCACAGCTGCCCGCTGGCAAAAACACAGAAAGGCAAACTGTAGCAAACCATGTTAAAGGGAAATCTCACCTTCCCAGATTTTTCACTGCTTAGGATCCAGCCTCTTTTGCCCTAGGTAGTCCCTGCTCCCCCAGCGGGGTAGGCACAGGAATGAGCACCCTACTGCGATAGCCCTATGCCTTCTCCAGGGCCAGCGCCTCGTTCGGTAGGTGAACTGGCTGTTATCTGGACTGGTACCCTAACCTGCCTCAGAAAAGGAGTATGTAACACTCTCATTTTAGACTGTGTTTCTTGGATATAACTGGGGTATCCGACCTGTAGGTGCTCTTGGCTTACAAGGGTGTGTTTGAATGTTGATCTCCAGGTCCATTTCATCCAACTCAAGCTTCCTTCTCTGTCTTCTACAGTAGTATTGGCAATTATTTGTTCATCAGTATTGGTGCTCTTGGCGTTTCAACAGACCAAGCCTGGGGAACCAGTATCCTTCCAGATGTTGATGGACGACCTAATTGTTATTCATAGTGGCTGAGGGAGGCACTGCAAATTCATCACTCCACAATCGTTGTCCAAACTGGACAAATGAACTGACAGATTTCTTAATTACTAGGAAGGCCTCAAAACTCTATATACCTTTTGCACATGTGAACGCTGACTTCTGTGGTGAAAGTTTAGTATCTATCACCTGGGGTGTTGGAAATAAAACGAAAAATCCAAACTTATTCTTCCCCATTTTAATGCTCTATTTACTTTGGTTTATAGTCCACTTATCTCTGGTTTGCATTATATCCCTGTCACTTTCTCTATAATCAACTTATGTAATAGGTAAAATTGGCTCCTGATTTTTCTGAATAGTTTTAAATCTGTTACCTGAAAGAACTCACAGAAAATCATTCGGTCCAAAAGCTGCTAGGACAACTTGTTGGTGCCTGAAAAAGAGAATGAATGTGAATCTCCCATATTCAAATGACGTTTTTCTCTTACTTGCTACTAAAACCACTGTCTGTTCTTTTCTGATCTTCTCTGGAAGGATCCCTCCCTGGAAGAGACATGCAGTCTGGGAATAGTCCACCCTTTGGTCTGAAGCAATCATGGTGCTACCTATTACTAGCAGCAACATGGAATTGCAACTTGACAAAAATCTCTACATCCACAACAACATTGGAGACCGGTGGCCAAAGTATGATGAATCCAGGATCCGCAGAAATTCCATACCCCCAGCAAAGACCCCCACCGCAAAGCACATGCTGGCCTATCTCCCACGGCCTCCGACCGAAACAAGCAGATACGGGACCTTTTCCCAGAAGGTAGGAGCACGTGGATAGTTTTGCTAGGTGCCTCTGTAAACTGTTCCCCTTAACTGAAGAGTGTCCCAAGTGACTCCAGATTTGCTTCCATTTCGCTTTTTCGCTTTTTGTGAATGACAGCCGTTGAAGGTTGGTATCTCAGGATTGTTACCCTAACAATACGCCCTCTTTCTGCATCAGAGATAAGTAAGATTCTCAAAGTCAAGCTTACAATGAAGAAAACATCTGGTATGGTTCTGAAAGATATTCTCAGTGGATAGATTAGCAAGATGATAACCTTAGAGAATGTGTGTGGTAACAGCCAGTTAAATTACTATATTctgatttaaaaagtaataagGCAACTTGGAGTAAGATCAAATTGCATGGGTGACCAGCTGGCATTTTCTGATTCGTACATTAAAgcatgtttcccaacctcagcaactttaatacgtctagacttcaactcccatgctggcaggagaattctgggagttgaagtccacacatcttaaacttgctaaggttgagaagcactgcattaAAGGACTGCCAAGGGACTTGACCAATACCTGGTCAGCAAGAGGGAATGGACCGTTTTCCTTAACCTTAAAAAATGAGCATCTGGGCTTCAGTTAAAAGCTTCCGCGACAGCACTTTCAGAGGATTCATAAGTCTGGAGGAGGAAATCAAGTGACCGGGGGGCTTTTAAGGGAACTaatgaattactttttttttagccTGAAATGACGACATCTTTAGACAGGAGCCACCAGCAAACAAAAAACATGACCACGAAGAGAAGTGCTCTGGCACGCAACTATCTTTCTGTACCTTGCAGTTCACATGCTTCCAACGACAGGTCGGTCCTCCTGAAAAGACTCAGCATGGCGGAACAGGCCAACTATAGTGCAGTTGGGCCTCCCAGACACCAGCCTGGTTCCTTCAGTAATGCAGACAAGTCACCTAAAAATTGCTGCTCCTCCCAGACTGACCCACTGCAACCTTCTCTCTTGAGGGAGTCCAATGCTCAGCTCCATCCCCAGCATGCTTTCGGTGTGCCCAACATCATCAGCTCTTCACGGAACAGAATCCTAACCCGCAGCGCCCTCTCCATGCCCACCTCGGACAAGGGGCAGGGCAAGCACTGCAAACTCATAGACGACAACCGGCAGTTTGGTGGGAGTAGTAAGCACCAAAGGCAGCGCTATGTGACCAAGGTGGGGAAGTGCAAGGTCAGCTTAGGCAACATTCAGGAAAAGAAGAGGTTCTTATCAGACATTTTTACCACCATTGTGGATCTCGTATCGCTggttcctcttcatcttcagcatgtGTTACATTACCACTTGGGTGCTCTTTGGCATCACGTATTACCTTGATGCCTGGATGCGAGATGATATCAACCACATCGGTGACCCTGAGTGGAAGGCTTGCATTGAGAACGTTGAGAACTTCGTCTCGGCCTTGCTGTTCTCTGTGGAAAGTCAACGGACAATTGGCTACGGCTCTCGCATTGTGACAGCCAACTGTTCGGAGGGAGTCCTCTTGCTAATGGCCCAGTCCATCATTGGCTCTATGATAGATGCACTCATGGTGGGCTGCATGTTTGTCAAGATCTCCAGGCCCAAGAAGCGTGCCCAGACCTTAATCTTCAGCAAGAGGTGTGTGATCTCCAACCGGGATGAGAAGCTTTGTCTCATGTTTCGCATTGGAGACCTTCGGGACAGTCACATGGTGGATGCAAAAATAAGAGCCAAACTCATTAAATCCAGGCAAACCAAGGAAGGGGAGTTCATCCCACTGGACCAATCAGAACTGAATCTGGGCTACGGCACAGGGGAGGACCGCCTCTTCCTGGTGGAGCCGCAGATAATTTGTCACATCATCAATGAGCTCAGCCCTTTCTGGGAGATGTCTGCAGAGGCGCTGAAGAGAGAACAGTTTGAAATCATCATAATCCTTGAAGGTATTGTGGAAGCCACAGGTGAGTGTGCCATAGAGCAGCCTGCTGTAGGAAAGACTTAGTCGACTGTGGTCTCAGGTGGGAGACTTATTGGGCAGCCTAACATACCTATCACAGTTCTAAACTTTCAGAGCTACCTTCATAATACAGGTGACCTCAGGGAATCCAGATTTTGATTTCAGGTCCACCTCTGGTGCCATTTCCTGACTCCTCATTTTACCCAACAGATAATAGGATCCATTTGTGTAATacagtccccaccccaccccctgccttATGCAGTTTATATATTGTACTAAGCCAAGATTTCTTTCCTAGAGTGTGTTCAATAACccacaactggctgggtttaTGTAACATGCTCAGCCTAGATCAAAGAAAGcacattttgggggtggggggaggtttcCCCAGCCTGACAGTTTTTAGCCAGGATGAGAGGAGGGAAtctttaactgtttgtaaactgcccagagttgttgtaatatgagatgggcggtaaagtaatacgataaataaacaaatacataaatatatcaataaaatatGCCACATAAGACCGTAAATTTAAGCAGCAACACTTTGAGTTGTGTTTGGGAATGCATCAGGAGGTGGGAGGCTGTATCATTTCACTGGATTCGTTAAAATTTCAGAGCAGAAAGTAAATCATTAGACACAAGCATAAACTCATTGTACTAAGAAGAGCAGGAGGTAAATCACATTGGGCCCTGGGAAATCCTGATCATGAAGGGAAGCATATTAATGTTAGTAACAGGTGTTGAATTCATTCCATACAGCCCTGCTGTGTGTTGCCTTTTCGCATTCTCCTCTTTTAGGGATGACATGTCAAGCCAGGACATCATACGTAGAGGATGAAATCCTCTGGGGTCATCGTTTTGAGCCTTGCATGACCCTGGAAAAGGGTGCCTTCCACGTAGATTACACCAAATTTGAGAAGACTTTTGAAGTGCAGATGCCACTGCTGAGCGCGCGAGAAATGTACAATCTGAAGGAGATGAAAAATCAGGACCAGTCAACGCTGAGCTTGTACTGGGACCATCTGGCACAGCCTCGCTTTCCAGCAGAACCCAACAACGAAGCCCGACAAGGGGGTTGTCCCAATGAGGAAGGCTTCTCCAACATCCCAGAGGAGGAGCAGAGCAGTGAGTGCCAGAATCAAGAGACCAGGCTCTAAGTGTCTCGAGCCGTCTCTGTAAGCTTCTGTGAACCAGcagggaggaagagaagcaggCGCGCACCGCTTCCTCGTGAAGTGGCTGTGTTGAAATTCACGGTGGAGTCAAACGGAAAGCAGAGCGTTTCTGTGTTGTCTTGATTGGACACAATTTGCGATCAAGATCAAAGAGACTGCTATGACTTCGGATGAGTCCTCCAACCACTACCGTTCCCTCTTGGAGCTGGAACCCATCCAGAGATGACACATGGAACCTGTtgcactttaaaagaaaaacaatgttgAACTACTTTCGTGGGCATGCCTATCCTTGTCCAGAGTTGTGGAACTTGTACAGGGTGATTGGAAATGTGTTTACTTATTTGGCCAGAAGGAAAACTGTGACTTAACTTGCATCAGTGTTCAGCATTGCACTCGGTCCTCGTTGCTGTGCCCCGTACGTTGTATGTACCAGGAGCTGCTGCATCCCAAGCTGCTGGTTTGGCCACAGAAATGAATGTGTTTCATCTTTTATTGTGCCATATGGAACTCGCAGTGGGTGTtgccctccccttccctctctccatGTGCCCAACGGGGCCTGTTCCCTTCCATTTTGCTGAACTGATGCCTTTAGTTCCTGAAACCACCTTCTGTATTCGTTGCAGGGTAAATGCCATTACGGCAAGAGGGCTTTTCTTTTGTCAACAAGGGTATCTAGAATGGGAGAGGGCCCTGGCAAGCAAATAAACTTCCTTCTTGCCCAGCACTTAGGAGAAACAGAGCCCATCCCTTCTGTTACATCTCCCAGTCAATCTGTCTTCCTTGTACCACGCGTTGAGGCATGCTCCATGGCTCAGAGGTGGGCGTCTTGAGATTGCTGGAGACATAGCCTGGATCAATGATTAGGCATTTGTgggatacacagacacacagagacacatacacTTTCAACGAAGTCAACACTTCCGTGATCTTGGATGGGCAAATGAGTCACGCAATGTGACCAGGCGCACAAGGAATTCTTTGTTGACCCCCCTCGCTCTGTTGATTCCAATATAGCAAGATTTTG
This genomic interval from Candoia aspera isolate rCanAsp1 chromosome 9, rCanAsp1.hap2, whole genome shotgun sequence contains the following:
- the LOC134502742 gene encoding LOW QUALITY PROTEIN: G protein-activated inward rectifier potassium channel 4-like (The sequence of the model RefSeq protein was modified relative to this genomic sequence to represent the inferred CDS: inserted 2 bases in 1 codon) translates to MVLPITSSNMELQLDKNLYIHNNIGDRWPKYDESRIRRNSIPPAKTPTAKHMLAYLPRPPTETSRYGTFSQKPEMTTSLDRSHQQTKNMTTKRSALARNYLSVPCSSHASNDRSVLLKRLSMAEQANYSAVGPPRHQPGSFSNADKSPKNCCSSQTDPLQPSLLRESNAQLHPQHAFGVPNIISSSRNRILTRSALSMPTSDKGQGKHCKLIDDNRQFGGSSKHQRQRYVTKVGKCKVSLGNIQEKKRFLSDIFTTIVDLXYRWFLFIFSMCYITTWVLFGITYYLDAWMRDDINHIGDPEWKACIENVENFVSALLFSVESQRTIGYGSRIVTANCSEGVLLLMAQSIIGSMIDALMVGCMFVKISRPKKRAQTLIFSKRCVISNRDEKLCLMFRIGDLRDSHMVDAKIRAKLIKSRQTKEGEFIPLDQSELNLGYGTGEDRLFLVEPQIICHIINELSPFWEMSAEALKREQFEIIIILEGIVEATGMTCQARTSYVEDEILWGHRFEPCMTLEKGAFHVDYTKFEKTFEVQMPLLSAREMYNLKEMKNQDQSTLSLYWDHLAQPRFPAEPNNEARQGGCPNEEGFSNIPEEEQSSECQNQETRL